A window of the Coprobacter fastidiosus genome harbors these coding sequences:
- the gnd gene encoding decarboxylating NADP(+)-dependent phosphogluconate dehydrogenase, with protein MKVGDLGLIGLGVMGANLALNFERNGYVVAVYNRKEGEGQDVVSRFMKENGKNKNFIPAATIGELVDKVSRPRKIVLMVTAGDPVDELVDQLLPHLSLGDIVIDGGNSDFRDTDRRVRFMESRGIWFVGCGISGGAEGALNGPSIMPGGSVEAWPFIKDMLQSIAAKLEDGSPCCRWIGSGGSGHFVKMVHNGIEYGDMQLIAEMYAILKQALGLGNDEISRLFELWNHGDLNSYLIEITASILRYKEKSGEYLVDKIRDVARQKGTGRWCIEVALNEGEPLTLITEAVYARMLSALPEIRREAASCYPDNITEKWHDTDFSVDMARDALYVSKMISYAQGFSLLQRASSHYGWHLDCASIAYIWQNGCIIRSAFLRKIVSAYKKDPFLGNLLFDDYFKNTVISLQNGWRTLISRGLFSGIPLPCMTAGLTYFDGLRTENSTANLIQAQRDFFGAHTYERTDADSGVFFHTDWKNF; from the coding sequence ATGAAAGTTGGAGACTTGGGACTGATCGGTTTAGGCGTAATGGGGGCGAATTTGGCTCTTAATTTTGAACGTAACGGTTATGTTGTGGCTGTATATAACCGGAAGGAAGGAGAGGGACAAGATGTCGTATCTCGTTTTATGAAAGAGAATGGAAAAAATAAAAACTTCATACCGGCCGCTACGATAGGAGAGTTGGTCGATAAAGTATCTCGTCCTCGAAAAATAGTATTGATGGTAACTGCCGGTGATCCGGTAGATGAGTTGGTAGATCAGCTTTTGCCGCATTTGTCTTTGGGAGACATTGTAATAGACGGGGGAAATTCCGATTTCAGAGATACGGACAGAAGGGTTCGTTTTATGGAAAGTCGGGGTATCTGGTTTGTCGGATGCGGTATTTCAGGAGGAGCTGAAGGAGCTTTAAACGGTCCTTCTATAATGCCGGGCGGTTCGGTAGAGGCTTGGCCTTTTATAAAGGACATGCTGCAGTCGATCGCTGCAAAATTAGAAGACGGCTCACCTTGTTGTCGGTGGATCGGGTCGGGTGGTTCCGGACATTTTGTTAAAATGGTTCACAATGGAATTGAGTATGGAGATATGCAACTCATCGCCGAAATGTATGCGATATTGAAACAAGCGTTGGGTTTAGGCAACGATGAAATATCTCGCTTGTTCGAATTATGGAATCATGGAGATTTAAATAGTTATCTGATCGAGATAACGGCATCGATATTACGTTATAAAGAAAAATCCGGAGAGTATCTGGTTGACAAGATAAGAGATGTTGCCCGACAAAAAGGTACGGGACGCTGGTGTATCGAAGTGGCGTTGAATGAGGGAGAGCCTTTGACGTTGATTACGGAAGCCGTATATGCTCGGATGCTTTCTGCTTTACCCGAAATTCGACGAGAAGCAGCATCCTGCTATCCGGATAATATAACGGAAAAATGGCATGATACGGACTTTTCCGTTGATATGGCACGGGATGCGTTATATGTATCCAAAATGATTTCCTATGCACAAGGCTTTTCGTTATTACAGCGGGCCTCGTCTCATTATGGATGGCATTTAGATTGTGCATCTATTGCATATATTTGGCAAAATGGTTGCATAATCCGATCTGCATTTTTGAGAAAGATCGTTTCTGCGTATAAGAAAGATCCGTTTCTCGGCAATCTTTTGTTTGATGATTATTTTAAAAATACGGTTATTTCTTTGCAAAACGGGTGGAGAACTTTGATATCTCGGGGATTGTTCTCGGGAATTCCTTTACCGTGTATGACAGCCGGACTTACTTATTTTGATGGTTTGCGTACTGAAAATTCGACGGCTAACTTAATACAAGCACAACGAGACTTTTTCGGAGCACATACCTATGAACGGACGGATGCAGATTCTGGGGTATTTTTTCATACCGATTGGAAAAATTTTTAA